The Medicago truncatula cultivar Jemalong A17 unplaced genomic scaffold, MtrunA17r5.0-ANR MtrunA17Chr0c26, whole genome shotgun sequence genome includes the window ttttttttttgtctctaatttttgcctggaccgccctttcgggttttcagtccaccgagacgctcatttttggtttaggctgccctttcgggttttcgacctaccgagctgttcttttatacatatttagacaaagtatttcttgactgcatcagaattcacagGACGAGGTAAATCCTCTCCATCCATggttgtaagaattaaagcaccaccagagaaaGCTCTCTTCACTACATAGGGACCTTCATAATTATGTGTCCACTTGCCCCTGGGGTCCGGTTGAAAAGACTTGATACTCTTGACCACCAGGTCTCCTTCTTTAAAttcacggggacgaaccttcttaTCAAATGCTTGTTTCATCCTGGTCTGATATAGTTGTCCGTGACACAAAGCAGCCATGCGCTTCTCCTCAATCGAATTCAACTGATCGTACCTATTCTGACACCATTCAGCCTCTGACAACTCAGCTTCCATCAAGACTCTCAAAGACGGGATTTCAACTTCTACAGGAAGTATCGCTTCCGTACCATACACCAAGgaaaaaggggttgcccctgttgaagtaCGCACTGAAGTACGGTAACCATACaaagcatagggtaacatctcatgccagtccttataGGTGACCACCATCTTCTGCACAAttttcttgatattcttgtttgcagcttcgaccgcaccattcatctggggtctataaggagaagagttatgatgctcaatcttGAAATCATCACATAATTCCTTCATCATCTTATTGTTCAAATTCGTACCATTATCCGTGATAATCTTGTTAGGGACACCATAGCGACatatgatattgttcttgataaacCGGACCACCacctgcttggtcacattggcatAAGAAgccgcttcaacccacttggtgaagtagtcaatggCCACTAGTATGAAACGATGTCCATTGGAAGCTTTTGGTTCGATCCGACCAATCAtatcaatgccccacatagagaatGGCCACGGAGACGAGATAACGTTGAGCATAGATGGTGGTACATGAATCTTATCTGCATAAATCTGGCACTTGTGACATTTCTTGGCATAGTGATGGCAATCAGCATGCATTGTTATCCAGTAGTAGCCTGCCCTCAATGCTTTCTTAGCCATTGAATATCCACTAGAATGGGTCCCAAATGAGCCTTCATGTatctcatgcattaataaatcTGCTTCTCGTCGGTCCACACATCGGAGCAAAACTGAATCAAAGTTCCTTTTGTACAAAACATCTCCACTTAGAAAGAAGTTACCAGACAATCTTCTTAAAGTTCTCTTATCTTTACGGGATGCCCCAGGAGGGTACTCTTGAGTTTGAAGAAACACCTTAATATCATGAAACCACGGCTTATCATCGAAAACTGCTTCGGCTGCAAACACATAAGCAGGCCTATCAAGGAATTTGACACTGATCAGCGGCACGTCATTGCCATGATTCACTTTGATCATTGAAGATAAAGTAGCTAGGGCATCtgccatttgattctcatcCCGAGGAATGTGTTGCAGTTCCACCTTGTTGAAGAAAGTCAACAAACGTCTTGCATAGTCTCTGTAAGGTACCAAACCATCATGGTGAGTttcccattttcctttgatctggttaatcACAAGAGCTGAATCTCCATATATGTCAATATTTTTGATCCTCAagtcaatggcttcttcaataccCATGATGCAAGCTTCATATTCTGCAATGTTGTTCGTGCAATCAAACCGGAGTCTTGCAGTGAAAGGAATGTGAGTACCCTTTGGAGTAAGGATAACCGCCCCTATTCCATTACCATAGACATTAACGgccccatcaaatatcaaaccccacTTAGAGTCTGGATCAGGACCTTCACCAAACAATGGTTCATCACAATCTTTCatctttaaatacatgatctcttcatctggAAAATCAAACTTGATAGGCTGATAATCTTCAATTGGTTGATGAGCTAAATGGTCAGCAAGAATACTACCTTTGATGGCTTTCTGAGTGCGGTAGACaatatcatactcggacaataacATCTGCCAACGAGCAATTCTTCCTGTTAAAGTCGGCTTCTCAAAAATgtacttgatcggatccattttggatatcaaccaagtagtGTGATTAACCATATAGTGACGAAGACGCTTAGCAGCCCATGCCAAAGCGCAACAGGTTTTCTCAAGCATAGAATATCGGGACTCACAATCAGTAAACTTCTTACTCAAGTAGTAAATGgcgtgctctttctttccagtctcgtCTTGTTGACCCAACACACAGCCCATAGAATCTTCTAACACagtcaaatacatgatcaaaggcctcCCTTCGACCGGAGGGACAAGAATCGGAGGTTCTAACAAATACCCTTTGATGCTGTCAAAAGCTTTCTGGCAATCTTCCGTCCAAACAATCCCTTGATCTTTACGGAGTAACTTGAATATCGGCCCACATGTGGCAGTCATATGAGAGATGAATCTGGAGATGTAGTTCAATCTTCCTAGAAAGCCCCTAACTTGTTTCTCTGTCTTTGGAGCAGGCATTTCCCTGATAGCTTTGACTTTGTCGGGATCTACTTCAATACCCTTCTGGCTGACAATAAAACCCAAGAGCTTGCCGGATCTAACACCGAAGGTACACTTGTTAGGATTCAAACGGAGTTTGTACTTTCTCAAACGTTGAAACATCTTCgacaaatactcaacatgttcttcttcagtgcCTGATTtgacaatcatgtcatccacatacacTTCAATCTCTTTATGTATCATATCATGGAATATTTTAGTCATGCCTCTCTGGTAagtggcaccagcatttatcaaCCCAAACGGCATTACTAAGTAGCAGAAAGCACCCCAAGGCATGATGAacgacgtcttttctctatcttctgGAGCCATCTTGATCTGGTTATACCCGGAGaatccatccatgaaggagaataCCTTGCATCTAGCAGTACTATCAACCAATACATCAATGTGAGGTAAAGGGAAATCATCTTTCGGACTAGCTTTGTTCAAATCCCGatagtcaacacacattctgaccttaccatctttctttggaacgGGTACTATGTTGGCCAACCATTAAGGATATTCGGAGGTAATCAAGAAACCAGCCTCAATTTGCTTTCGcacttcctctttgatcttgagagccatatctggatgagatcTTCTTAACTTTTGCTTGACTGGAGGACACTCGGGCTTCAAAGGCAAACGGTGTTCCACAACATCATGGTCTAACCCCGGCATGTCTTTGTAGGACCATGCAAATATATCATCATACTCTCTGAGAAGCTCAATTATCTTTTCCTTGACAGACGCCTCCAACGACGCTCCaatcttaatttcttttttatcatccTCAGAGCCCAGGTTGATTAACTCTATTTCTTCCTTGTGAGGCTGAATGACTTTTCTTTCCTGCTCTAACATCCATCGGAGCTCATCGGAAatctcttcatcctcttctATCCAAGCCTCGTAAActgggaactcaaagttgggaggCAGCATAGGGTCACCATGTTCAACGGGCTCATGTATGTTCAGTCTGcatatgattcatgattgatttttagTAAGATAGTGAATGCAgacatttcaaaatttttttttttttttttttaaaaaaaaagaaaaagagaacaagttttttggttttttgtattaccatttttccagaaaaagcactaaaatataataacagCCGTGACAAAAACGACAATTTTCATTAATACTGAAAACACACTCAAAGTAAAAACAAACCCTGCAAGATTTCACTTTCGTCTGGGGTAGGACGaaaggagttttcttaaaaaaacaaaaagacaaaCACATTACTTAGAAAGAGGTATCGCAGAAGGGATGTCAACAGCAATCCAATTGCAGCAGTTTCCACCAGGAGTCAAAAAGTCAGGTGCCACCTCTTCTGATTGATCTTCCAAGATTGCATTAGTCTCAGGTGGCGCATTAATGAATCCAGCACTGTGAAAAGTACCCCTAGTTGGGTCGAACATCACTTGCTTATTGCCGGAGAAACCCAGACCTTCTTTGTGCTTGTTCTCGGGTAGCTGTACTAATTTCCCCCAGCCTTCAGCTTTTCCTTCTTGAATtactctctgagcatcctttaGAGAGGCCATGCATGTTTCACCTCTTGTAGTACCGCTTTCAACCGAAAGCCCTTGGAATAACGTCCCATCCGAACTTTCACCACCAATGAAGGAAAAGGACGACAAATGGCTAACCAAAAGAGCTGATTCCCCACTTactgtaacaagctttccacgaCTCACAAACTTTAGCTTTTGATGAAGAGTGGATGTTACTGCCCCGGCTTCATGAATCCACGGTCTACCAAGTAAACAGCTGTAGGAAGCTTGAATATCCATTATCTGGAATGTAACTTTAAACTCTTGGGGCCCAATAGTGATAGGTAAATCTACTTCTCCCCATACCGTCTTCCTGGATCCATCAAAAGCCCTTACTGACACGCAACTAGGCCTGATAAATCCATCTGAACATGTCAATTTATCAAAGGTTGTCTTCGCCATCACATTGAGGGAAGAACCGGTGTCTATCAAGACATTGGACAAAGAATCTGTTTTGCACATAAcagagatatgcaaggccataTTATGATTTTTCCCCTCCACTGGAAGGTCTTCGTCACTGAAACTCAGATTCTTGCATGCTGTCACATTTCCAACAATGCTCCCAAATTGACCCAAAGTCACATCATGGTCTACGTAGGCTTGGTTCAACACTTTCATCAAGGCATCCCTATGAGCATCAGAACTTGTCAGTAGTGACATGATAGAAATTTTTGACGGAGTCTGCAATAACTGATCCActatcttataatcacttttctTGATCAGCTTCAAAACCTCATCATTATCAGTTCCACTAGGTTGAACCACACTCTTACCCTTGCTAGGATCTGGTACTGGCACGGACTCTATCACTGGAGCTTTCTTCTTTGCTTGCACAACAGCCGGAAGAATACGTCCACTTCTCAGAATTTGACTATTCTCCGCAATGTTACTCACGGAAGTTGAGGGACTCAAGGATATCTCTTTACCATTCTCTATGCTTGTAGGTTGATAGTTATATGGCATGGCGTTTTGAGAGAAAAACGGCTTGGGTCTTGGTACACAAATCACAAGAGGAGTGACGACTGGCCTGGAATTGTCCTTGAACACCGGAGTAACACCGTCAATTGACTTCGCACTATCCTTGAATACAGGGATTACAACACAAATGCTATTGTCCTCCTTTGTAACAACCAGCTCTCCTCGATCCATTAGCCCTTGCACATCATCTTGAACCTGCACGCAGCCGCGGGGGTCCACAGAACATACCTCACAACTGTTATGATTGTGGCCAAACATAGCTGCCTCACACATTTTTACATGTAATGGAACCAACGGAGTTTTGATATCCTGAGAGCGAGTGACAAGACCCCCTTCTTGATAATCTTCAACCATGTTAACAGTAGGCCCATGGGGTGGCAGAGGATTGTTTGGAGCAACAGGGTTAGGGTCAGTAAAGGATAAATCTTTGTTCTGAATCAACTTTTGAACTGCTTCTTTAAGGGGGTAACAATGTTCAATGTCATGTCCCGGTGCCCCTTGATGAAAGGCACAATTTCTATCAGCACGGAACCATGGGGGTAAAGGGTTCTGCACACGAGGAGGTGGTAGGGTCTGAACAAGACCTCTGGCAAGCAACGAAGGTAACAAGGCTTCATATGTCATGGGAATAGGGGGAAATTGGTTTCTTTGAGGGCGAGGCTGTTGTTGTTGAGTTCGAGGGCGAGGCTGTTGTGGCTGTGGTGGTGGGGTATAATATGGTTGCTGATAAAAAGGTTGTGGCTGATAAGGTTGTGGTTGATATAGTGGTGGATAATATGGATGGGGTGTTTGAGGCCTTTGTAGTTGATAGTTTGGATTTTGTGGAGCTGG containing:
- the LOC120577879 gene encoding uncharacterized protein, whose amino-acid sequence is MCVDYRDLNKASPKDDFPLPHIDVLVDSTARCKVFSFMDGFSGYNQIKMAPEDREKTSFIMPWGAFCYLVMPFGLINAGATYQRGMTKIFHDMIHKEIEVYVDDMIVKSGTEEEHVEYLSKMFQRLRKYKLRLNPNKCTFGVRSGKLLGFIVSQKGIEVDPDKVKAIREMPAPKTEKQVRGFLGRLNYISRFISHMTATCGPIFKLLRKDQGIVWTEDCQKAFDSIKGYLLEPPILVPPVEGRPLIMYLTVLEDSMGCVLGQQDETGKKEHAIYYLSKKFTDCESRYSMLEKTCCALAWAAKRLRHYMVNHTTWLISKMDPIKYIFEKPTLTGRIARWQMLLSEYDIVYRTQKAIKGSILADHLAHQPIEDYQPIKFDFPDEEIMYLKMKDCDEPLFGEGPDPDSKWGLIFDGAVNVYGNGIGAVILTPKGTHIPFTARLRFDCTNNIAEYEACIMGIEEAIDLRIKNIDIYGDSALVINQIKGKWETHHDGLVPYRDYARRLLTFFNKVELQHIPRDENQMADALATLSSMIKVNHGNDVPLISVKFLDRPAYVFAAEAVFDDKPWFHDIKVFLQTQEYPPGASRKDKRTLRRLSGNFFLSGDVLYKRNFDSVLLRCVDRREADLLMHEIHEGSFGTHSSGYSMAKKALRAGYYWITMHADCHHYAKKCHKCQIYADKIHVPPSMLNVISSPWPFSMWGIDMIGRIEPKASNGHRFILVAIDYFTKWVEAASYANVTKQVVVRFIKNNIICRYGVPNKIITDNGATPFSLVYGTEAILPVEVEIPSLRVLMEAELSEAEWCQNRYDQLNSIEEKRMAALCHGQLYQTRMKQAFDKKVRPREFKEGDLVVKSIKSFQPDPRGKWTHNYEGPYVVKRAFSGGALILTTMDGEDLPRP
- the LOC120577878 gene encoding uncharacterized protein, which encodes MVATEQENNDLREEVSSLKESMEKITAMMMDMMAAQAQASQAKVVQTVRADVEVSQPAGSPVTQPISTATIGTTQPLVNQFSSGDMTNMYNSGFRPTGSLGFSIPPQYHMPPGYPWGMPLANNEGVRHNAPEMQFPFGQQQTPFYQSGQPFPQATMTCVGPLVHAAHQEEDQVYHSNSVAGDDRVGNLEEKFEAVHKELKTIRGKEMFSQNVNDLYLVPDVVIPHKFKMPIFEKYTGDTCPEMHLVTYVRKMIAHKNNEPLLIHCFQDSLTGPAHTWYMNLKGITTFEELANAFIQQYKYNSYLAPNRKELQSMTQSDKESFKEYAQRFIQKSAQIRPPLDEREVSDLFYETLSPFYSEKMLGCASQKFTDMVDMGVRIEDWVRKGRVSKDGASSGGSSNGNRKFGNGYSKKNAQEVGMVAHGGSQPVYPSYPYVANIPPPTPAPQNPNYQLQRPQTPHPYYPPLYQPQPYQPQPFYQQPYYTPPPQPQQPRPRTQQQQPRPQRNQFPPIPMTYEALLPSLLARGLVQTLPPPRVQNPLPPWFRADRNCAFHQGAPGHDIEHCYPLKEAVQKLIQNKDLSFTDPNPVAPNNPLPPHGPTVNMVEDYQEGGLVTRSQDIKTPLVPLHVKMCEAAMFGHNHNSCEVCSVDPRGCVQVQDDVQGLMDRGELVVTKEDNSICVVIPVFKDSAKSIDGVTPVFKDNSRPVVTPLVICVPRPKPFFSQNAMPYNYQPTSIENGKEISLSPSTSVSNIAENSQILRSGRILPAVVQAKKKAPVIESVPVPDPSKGKSVVQPSGTDNDEVLKLIKKSDYKIVDQLLQTPSKISIMSLLTSSDAHRDALMKVLNQAYVDHDVTLGQFGSIVGNVTACKNLSFSDEDLPVEGKNHNMALHISVMCKTDSLSNVLIDTGSSLNVMAKTTFDKLTCSDGFIRPSCVSVRAFDGSRKTVWGEVDLPITIGPQEFKVTFQIMDIQASYSCLLGRPWIHEAGAVTSTLHQKLKFVSRGKLVTVSGESALLVSHLSSFSFIGGESSDGTLFQGLSVESGTTRGETCMASLKDAQRVIQEGKAEGWGKLVQLPENKHKEGLGFSGNKQVMFDPTRGTFHSAGFINAPPETNAILEDQSEEVAPDFLTPGGNCCNWIAVDIPSAIPLSKLNIHEPVEHGDPMLPPNFEFPVYEAWIEEDEEISDELRWMLEQERKVIQPHKEEIELINLGSEDDKKEIKIGASLEASVKEKIIELLREYDDIFAWSYKDMPGLDHDVVEHRLPLKPECPPVKQKLRRSHPDMALKIKEEVRKQIEAGFLITSEYP